The sequence below is a genomic window from Myxococcus xanthus.
GACAAGGTGTTGTTCACCCCCATGAAGTCGGCGGCGAACAGGCTCCGGGGCTCCGTGTAGAGCTGCTCCGGCGTCCCGTCCTGCACCATCCGCCCACCGTCCAGCAGCATGATGCGGTCGGCGATGGCCATGGCCTCCACCTGGTCATGGGTGACGAAGAGCGCGGTGAGCCCCAGCCGCTTGATGAGCGCGCGAATCCACACGCGCGCCTCCTCCCGCAGCTTCGCGTCCAGGTTGGACAAGGGCTCATCCAGGAGCACCAGCGGCGGCCCGTAGACGAGCGCCCGCGCCAGCGCCACGCGCTGCTGCTGCCCACCGGAGAGCTGGCTGGGGAACCGGTCGCCGTACCCCTCCAGGCCCACCCCCTGGAGCACCTCGCGCACGGCCCGCTCCACCTGCTCGCGGGGCTGCTTGCGCAGCCGCAGGCCGTAGGCCACGTTGTCGAACACCGTCTTGTGTGGCCACAGCGCGTAGGACTGGAACACCAGCCCCAGGTCACGCCGCTCTGGCGGCAGGTTCACCTTCGCCGCCGCGTCGAACACCGTGCGCTCGCCAATGTGGATGCGCCCTCGCACCGGCGTCTCCAGCCCGGCGACGGAGCGCAGCAGCGTGGACTTGCCGCTGCCGGAGCGGCCCAGCAGCGCCACCACCTCGCCATCTCGGAAGTCGGCGGTGATGCCCTTCAGGATGTCATTCGCGCCGAGCCGGACGTGGAGGTCCTCGACGAACAACCGGGCCATGCGGTGACTTCCTTCCGGACAGGGAGCGCGTCCGGCCGGCATCGTGCGACAGCTCGCGGAAGGGGGCCAGCGCCAGCGCACCCTGAACGGGTGCTCCAGCGCCGCCTCCGGCAACCGGGACACCTGGAGACCGAGCCAGTCCAGCGGAAGGGCGCGTCGTGGCGGCGCTCCCGCCTCAGTGGACGCGACGGGGACCGGCACCGGCCACGGGCGCCCGGCTGGCGGCCTTCGACCAGGTGACGCGGAAGGTGGCCGCCGTGCCGTCGAAGGCG
It includes:
- a CDS encoding ABC transporter ATP-binding protein; translation: MARLFVEDLHVRLGANDILKGITADFRDGEVVALLGRSGSGKSTLLRSVAGLETPVRGRIHIGERTVFDAAAKVNLPPERRDLGLVFQSYALWPHKTVFDNVAYGLRLRKQPREQVERAVREVLQGVGLEGYGDRFPSQLSGGQQQRVALARALVYGPPLVLLDEPLSNLDAKLREEARVWIRALIKRLGLTALFVTHDQVEAMAIADRIMLLDGGRMVQDGTPEQLYTEPRSLFAADFMGVNNTLSGRVVERRGGEARLQVGSQSLWGLRRGDGSGGDTATGVIRVEELQLASGPGENRLPAALVNSIYVGGRWEHQFHAAGQTLRASTRQVLAPGAYTLAFPKERLWIF